A genome region from Sceloporus undulatus isolate JIND9_A2432 ecotype Alabama chromosome 1, SceUnd_v1.1, whole genome shotgun sequence includes the following:
- the INHA gene encoding inhibin alpha chain, translated as MLDQSSWHIFPFINSMLILLFVLLAPATVAGCSKGEVDRQLILAKVKGHFLESLGPIPQSEKPHVGRRRGLHRRHASGTSVAPKWEEEDTSQVIAFPSRDVPCGPPQPDELPDEAGLFTYIFQPSTHTLSRVVTSAQLWFYTGPVTVQSSSPSEASSNSSMPEAEILKLSEQGQVPVATMAVPAAEGWTVFHFETSFLPYIAQKIFVLFVRCPGCPCVADAEKIPFLVASTKLKGRDRARRSSVPWSPAFLNLLQRPSDDAAVHANCHRASLNISFEELGWDKWIVHPTSFIFHYCHGSCSDTPTLTDKPNFQLCCAALPSTMHSLRVRTTSDGGYSFKYETVPNILTQDCACI; from the exons ATGCTGGATCAGAGTTCTTGGCACATCTTTCCCTTCATCAACTCCATGCTGATCTTGTTGTTTGTCCTGCTGGCTCCTGCCACTGTCGCTGGCTGCAGCAAAGGGGAAGTTGACAGGCAGCTCATCCTGGCCAAAGTGAAGGGGCATTTCTTGGAGTCCCTTGGTCCTATTCCACAAAGTGAAAAGCCCCACGTGGGACGACGAAGGGGGCTCCACAGACGGCATGCCTCAGGCACATCAGTTGCTCCgaagtgggaagaagaggacaCATCCCAAGTGATCGCCTTCCCATCCAGAG ATGTGCCCTGTGGGCCACCTCAGCCTGATGAGTTGCCAGATGAGGCAGGCCTTTTCACCTACATCTTCCAGCCCTCCACACACACCCTGAGTCGTGTGGTGACTTCGGCCCAGCTGTGGTTTTACACAGGCCCTGTGACAGTGCAGAGCAGCAGCCCTTCAGAAGCATCATCCAACAGCTCCATGCCTGAGGCAGAGATACTGAAGCTCTCCGAACAAGGCCAGGTCCCTGTGGCTACCATGGCAGTGCCAGCTGCAGAGGGCTGGACAGTCTTTCATTTTGAAACTTCCTTCTTGCCTTACATTGCCCAGAAGATATTTGTGTTGTTTGTTCGTTGCCCTGGCTGCCCTTGTGTAGCCGATGCTGAAAAGATACCTTTCCTTGTGGCATCTACCAAACTTAAGGGCCGTGACCGGGCTCGGCGTTCCTCGGTGCCTTGGTCACCAGCTTTTCTCAACTTGCTCCAGCGGCCTTCAGATGATGCTGCAGTCCATGCCAACTGCCACCGGGCCTCTCTCAACATCTCCTTTGAAGAACTAGGTTGGGATAAGTGGATTGTGCACCCTACCAGTTTCATATTTCACTACTGCCACGGGAGCTGCTCTGACACCCCCACTCTCACAGACAAGCCCAATTTCCAACTTTGCTGTGCAGCCTTGCCCAGCACCATGCATTCCCTGCGGGTCCGCACCACCTCAGATGGTGGCTACTCCTTCAAGTATGAGACAGTGCCCAACATCCTCACCCAGGATTGTGCCTGTATATAG
- the LOC121937476 gene encoding gap junction gamma-1 protein-like: MSWSFLTRLLEEINQHSTFVGKVWLSVLIVFRIVLTAVGGESIYYDEQSKFVCNTQQPGCENVCYDAFAPLSHVRFWIFQIIMIATPSVMYLGFALHRLSRQPPRKSRAPVVRRGAVRDYEEAEDNGEEDPMIYEEVEPEREVKEPQNQKHDGRRRIKKDGLMTAYVLQLLCRLVFEVGFLLGQYLLYRFEVNPSYVCSRSPCPHTVDCFVSRPTEKTIFLYIMYAVSGLCLLLNICELLHLGFGGIRDALRGLDKDGGVPPKPQYARKDPSAPPNYNSLKKDPSKSHLTKDKMAYGGGNLAGIGSDRYAVASGLPSHELERLRKHLRMAQEHLEMAFHLQPEDTTSPSRSSSPESNGLAAEQNRLNLAHEKEGAACERTTGL; the protein is encoded by the exons ATGAGTTGGAGTTTCCTGACGCGCCTCCTTGAGGAGATCAACCAGCACTCAACTTTTGTGGGAAAGGTGTGGCTGTCTGTGCTGATTGTCTTTCGCATTGTGTTGACTGCCGTGGGTGGCGAGTCCATCTACTATGATGAACAGAGCAAGTTTGTCTGCAACACACAGCAGCCTGGCTGTGAGAATGTCTGCTATGATGCCTTTGCGCCCCTCTCGCATGTCCGTTTTTGGATCTTCCAGATCATCATGATAGCCACCCCTTCTGTGATGTATCTGGGCTTTGCGCTACACCGGCTCTCTCGCCAGCCCCCTCGGAAAAGCCGGGCCCCTGTGGTACGGCGTGGGGCTGTCCGTGACTATGAAGAGGCTGAGGACAATGGTGAGGAGGACCCTATGATCTATGAGGAGGTGGAGCCAGAGAGAGAGGTGAAAGAGCCACAGAATCAGAAACATGATGGCCGCCGGCGCATCAAGAAGGATGGGCTGATGACAGCATATGTTTTGCAGCTGCTATGCCGTTTGGTGTTTGAAGTGGGCTTCCTCCTGGGGCAGTACCTCCTGTACCGCTTCGAAGTCAACCCTTCATATGTGTGCTCCCGTAGCCCTTGCCCTCACACTGTCGACTGCTTTGTCTCCCGCCCCACTGAGAAAACCATTTTTCTCTACATCATGTATGCTGTGAGTGGGCTTTGCTTGCTGCTTAATATCTGTGAGCTATTGCACCTGGGCTTTGGAGGAATCCGGGATGCCCTTCGTGGCCTTGACAAGGATGGTGGTGTCCCTCCCAAGCCCCAGTATGCTCGGAAGGACCCCTCTGCACCCCCTAACTATAATTCCCTCAAGAAGGATCCTTCCAAGAGCCACCTCACTAAGGACAAAATGGCTTATGGTGGAGGGAATTTAGCCGGCATTGGTTCTGATCGGTATGCTGTTGCATCAGGCCTCCCAAGCCATGAGCTGGAGCGACTCCGCAAGCATCTCAGGATGGCACAGGAGCACCTGGAAATGGCTTTCCACCTTCAGCCAGAGGACACAACCAGCCCTTCACGTAGTAGCAGTCCTGAATCTAATGGGCTGGCGGCAGAGCAGAATCGCCTCAATCTGGCACATGAGAAAGAGGGTGCAGCCTGTGAGCGAACTACTG GTCTTTGA